CATTTATAAATTGGAGGGCTGTTGAAGGGATATTTTTGATTTCCAAATAAAAAATTATATTGTTTGGATTTGTTTGACTTTTGCCGTGTCAAAAAGGCCTCATTGACTATTTAATGAGATTTATCTTATTATGTTCTATAAGAGGTTATTTTAAATAATACTTATGTCAAAAGAGACAGAAAAAAAAGATTTTTTGAAAATAGCAGGCAAAAAATTTTCTTCCAGGTTATTTCTTGGCACAGGAAAATTTCCATCTAATGAAATTTTGCGTAAAGCTCTTTTTGCGGCTGAAACAGAAATTGTAACCGTTGCTTTGAGGCGTATAGATTTAAACTCAAAGGGGGAAGACATTCTTGATGCCATTGACACTGAAAAATATCTTATTTTACCCAATACGTCGGGGGCTAGAACCTGTGATGAGGCTGTTAGACTGGCGAAGCTTGCCAAGGCATCTGGAATAGGAAACTGGGTAAAACTTGAAGTTACGCCTGATCCAAATTATCTTTTGCCTGATCCAATAGAGACATTTAGGGCAGCAGAAATTTTGGTGAAAGAGGGTTTTGTTGTCCTCCCATATATAAATGCTGACCCTATCTTGGCAAAAAGGCTGGAGGAGATTGGTTGTGCGACTGTTATGCCTCTTGGTTCTCCTATCGGGTCGCATCAGGGGCTTAAAACAAGAGAATTTATTGAGATTATAATTGAACAGTCAACTATTCCTGTAGTTGTAGATGCTGGAATTGGAGCTCCTTCACATGCAGCTTTTGCTATGGAATTGGGGGCGGATGCTGTTCTTGTTAATACTGCAATTGCTGTGGCAAAAGACCCTATAAACATGGCGGAGGCTTTTAAGCTAGCTGTTTTAGCCGGTCGCCAGGCATATGAGATTGGAATTGGGACACCCCAAAAAAAAGGGTTAGCTTCCAGTCCTTTGACTGGATTTTTGAGATAACGTTCCCATTTTCTTTAAAAAAGCATATTTATGAGTTTTATTAATGTAATTAATGATTTTGATTTAAAAGAAGCGCTTAGAATTATAAAAAATGCTTCGGATTCAGATGTTTATGCTGTTTTATTGAAGGATAAAATAAGCTTTAATGATTATCTTGTTCTTTTATCTGATGCCGCATCTTTTTTTTTAGAGGATATTGCAAAAAAAGCCAGACTTTTAACATTAAATTTTTTTGGAAAGGCTATTTTGATGTATGCTCCTCTTTATCTTAGCAACGAATGCGATAATTGTTGTTTATATTGTGGGTTTAATCATAATGTCGTTGGAAGTCGTATTTCTCTTTCGGTTAAAGATGTCATTAAAGAGTCGGACTTTCTTTATAATAAAGGATTTCGACATATACTTCTTGTCTCTGGAGAAAAGAGGTCGAAGATCTCTATGGATTATCTTAAAAAGATAATTTCTTCTTTGCATGAAAAGTTTGAATCCATATCTCTTGAGATTTTTCCTTTATCAAGCGATGAATATAAAGAACTTTATCTTTCTGGAGCAGATGGCGTGACTGTTTATCAGGAAGTTTACAGCAGAAAGTTATATAAAAAGGTTCATCCTTCTGGTCCGAAATCTGATTATGAGTTTAGGTTGCTTACGCCAGAAAGAGCGGCAGATACAGGTTTTTACAGAATTAATATAGGGGTTCTTTTGGGGCTTGGGAATTTTTTTGAGGAGTCGGCGTTGCTTGGTTTACATGCTTTTTATCTGAAAAAAAAATATTGGAGAACGCAGCTTTCTGTCTCTTTCCCTAGAATAAAAGTTTCAACGGCGGGGTTTAAACCTTTGAACCCTATATCTGACAGGCAATTTCTTCAGTTGTTATTTGCTCTAAGAATTTATCTTTCGAGCATTGGGCTTGTTTTATCAACCAGAGAGGATGAAAATTTTAGAAATAATTTAATCTCTCTGGGGATAACACAAATGAGCGCAGAATCAAAAACTAATCCTGGCGGGTATCTGAATCAAAAAAAAAGTAAAAAGCAATTTAATATTTCTGATACCAGAAGTCTAGATGAGGTTTGTTCTGTGTTAAGGGAAAAAGGATATGATCCCGTATTTAAAGATTGGGACAAGCAGATAAGTGTGTCAACTTTGGATAAGGAAAGATCCCCAATATGATAAAAGTTATTATAAATGGAGAGAATCATGAGTTTAAGCAGGAGTTGACTGTTTTGGAATTAATTCAGTATTTTAATTTGAACCCGTATAGGATTGTTGTACAGATAAATGACAATGATATTGTGGAAAAAGAGGATTTTAAGGAATATAAAATTAAAGATAAGCATAAAGTGGAACTTATTAAGTTTATGGCTGGGGGTTAGAGGATTTTATGGAAAGATATAGTAGGCAAATTATTTTGCCAGGTATAGGGAAAGAGGGACAGGAAAGAATTTTAAAATCAAAAGTTCTAGTTGTTGGATTGGGTGGATTGGGTTCTTCTGTTGCATATTATCTTGCTGCAGCCGGGATTGGAATGCTTGGAATTGTTGATTATGATTTTGTTGACATAACAAATTTAAATCGTCAAATTTTATATAAAGAAGAAGATTTGGGGAAAAGTAAAACCGAAATAGCTAAAGATGAATTAAAAAGATTAAACTCAGAGATAAAAATTATCCCTTATCATTTGCGTTTAACAAAAGAAAATATAGGAGAAATTTTTAAGAAATACGACATAATTGTCGATTGCAGTGATAACTTTGATACACGTTATCTTATAAATGATATAGCTGTTTTATTTTCTAAACCTTTTGTACATGGCGCTTTACTCGGATATGAAGGCCATGTAACAACTATTGATGTGAAAAAAGGACCTTGTTACAGATGCTTATTTAAGGAGCCCCCACCTTCGGGGACCACTCCTTGCTGTCGTGAAGCAGGGGTTCTTGGAGCTTTAGCAGGGGTTGTTGGATCTATTCAGTCTTTGGAGGTTTTTAAATTGGTGTTGGGCATAGGCAATCCTCTGGTAGGGGAGCTTTTGACTTTTGATGTGCTTAAGTCATCTTTTAGAAAAATCAATTTTATAAAGAATAAAAATTGCATTGCATGTTGCAAAAAAGAGAGTAATAATTTATTTGAAGGTAATTATATTGACGCCTAAATTTGTAGAACAAAATTATAATAATTCAATTCCCAATATTGACAAAGGGTTTTATATGTATATAATATATATATTATATACATATTATGGGGGTGTTTGAGGTATGAAACGTAAAATAATAAAAATAGATACAGAAAAGTGTATGGGGTGTGGCGATTGTATTCCAGGATGTCCCGAAGGAGCTCTTCAGCTTATTGATGGCAAAGCTCGATTGATTTCTGATCTCTTTTGCGATGGATTAGGCGCATGTATTGGATCCTGTCCTGTTGATGCCATAAAAATAGAAGAGAGGGACGCAGAACCTTATGATGAAAAAAAGACTATGGAGAATATTATTAAAGGTGGAGCAAATGTTATAAAAGCCCATCTTTTGCATCTAAATGACCATGGGGAGGAGACGTTTTTAAAAGAGGCGATGGAAGTTTTAAAAGAAAAGAATATTCCTGTGCCGGAGTTTAAGGATAAGAGGAAAGATAAAGAGTGTGGATGCCCGGGGGCGAAGATGATTGATTTTTCAGAGGGAAAAAGAGGCTCAGAGCTTAGACAGTGGCCGGTACAGCTTCATCTTGTACCTCCCAATGCCCCTTATTTTAAAGGAAGAGATGTCATTTTGGCGGCAGATTGTATCGCGTATACATTGGCCGATTTCCACAAAGATTACCTAAAAGATAAAAGCTTGGCAATTGCCTGCCCAAAACTTGATGCCGACAAGGAAATTTATATAAATAAAATTAAGACTATGATAGATGAGGCAAAGATTAATACTTTGACTGTTATGATTATGGAAGTTCCGTGCTGTTCCGGCCTCCTTGCAATTGCAAAAGAGGCGCAGGCGCAGGCAAAAAGAAAAATTCCAATTAAATTAACTATTGTGGGGATCAAAGGGGATATCTTAAAAGAAGAGTGGATATAAAACCCTCACCCAAATTTATAGATAGTTTGAAGATTGGCAGGCAGGCACCCTCTCCCAGAGGGAGAGGGATTGGTAAATAAAGGTAAGTAAAAAGATGAAAGATAAGTTGCTAGAGGCAATGGAAACTTATTTTGATGGTGATCAGAAAAGGATAAGTCATGCGAAAAAGGTTTTATATTTTGCGGAAGAAATTATGTCAAAAGAGGGGGGAGATAAAGACATTATAATTGCCTCTGCTATTTTGCATGATATAGGGATCCACAACGCAGAAAAAAAATACAATTCAACAGCTGGTAAATATCAGGAGATAGAAGGCCCCCCAATTGCGAAAAAAATCCTTGAGGACATAGGATTTCCTCAGGATAAAATAGGAGAAGTTCTTGATATTATAGCCCATCACCACAGTGGAGGGATAGAGACTAATAACTTTAAAGTAATCTGGGATTCTGACTGGCTGGTTAATATTAAAGAAGATGATAATCTTAATATCGACAAACATAAAGCTGATAAAATATTTTTCACAAATACCGCGAAAAGAATATATTCTTTCTGTTGTGCGGGATGTCCTCCCGAATTTAAGAAAAATCAGGGGAAATATGCAAAATAAAGAAGCGGGGAAAAGTTCCAATTCCCAATGTCCAATTTCATCACATCTATTGGCTTGATTTTTTTGACTTTTGGGTGCATGGTTAGGAGCCAAGTGAAAAAGATGAAAGCCAATAACAAAATATATGCAGATGAAACAATTGTGCAACAGCTTGTTGCACAAATCCCATATTTCCTTTTATTAAAAAATCCAACAACTTGTTGGATAATTGTCACATAGTGTATACAATAAAATCTTAAATAGGGGTGCAAGGTTGAATAGGGAAATTGTTGATCAAAACAATAATCCAGACACTGTCTGGACTTTTATATTGAGTTCCTTGAAATTTAGGAGTAAATTTACAATCCAATGTTTAAAGGCATCGAATTTGAGACCTTTAAATATATTTTTAATAATACCTGTTCTTCTAGCGTTTTTTGCACTATTCGCGGACGCTGCTCCACTTTCACTTCAAGATGCAGTGAATTCTGCACTCAAACAAAATCCTGACATAGCCTCTTATAAAGCAGCATGGGAATCGGCAAAGGCAAAAATTCCGCAGACTTTATCTCTTGATGATCCTAAAATTGGGATTGAATATGAACAGGCGGAATCTTTATCCAATCTTGAAAGCGGAATGAAAATGTATACCGCAAGCCAGATGATAATGTTTCCTGGTAAAATTTATGCCAAATATCAAATGGCGGCAGCTTCCGCTCAAATGTGGGAGTATCGCTATAAATCTAAAAAACTAGAAATTCTAAATGAAACGAAATCCTTATATTATAATCTTTTCTTTTTAGATAGAGCAATTACAATTATGAAAGATGTCAAAAATTATCTTTCGAGAATAAAAAAGGTCGCTGAAGCCAAATATGTTATAGGAAGCGTTATGCAATCGGATATGCTTCAGGCAAATATCGAATATCTTTTGGCAAATAACGAATTAACTAATTTGGAACAGGAAAGGTCTGCAAAAGAGTCAAAATTAAAAGCTTTTATGGGCGTAAATGATAATAATATAATTGAAACTGATTCATCATTAGAAGTTTTGGCAACACTTGAATCGTTATCTTCTTTAAGGGATTTAGCACTAGAAAATCGCCCAGAACTTCTTGCGATGAAGGCAGAAATTGCGATGAAGGATTATTCTCACTTAGATTCTAAAATGGAGTTTTTCCCTGACATTGATCTTGGAGTAAAAAACCGTGTAGGAGATGGGTGGGATGCAATGGCATCTATTTCTATTCCGCTTTATTTTTGGAAACAAGGATATTCTTTTTCTTCTGCCGGATTTGAACGTGAAATGGCAGAAGCGACTTTTCGTAATATGGTTAACATGACATCATGGGAGGTAACCGAATCTTATGTTATGGCGGAATCCGCCAAGCGAACTTTTTTA
This is a stretch of genomic DNA from candidate division WOR-1 bacterium RIFOXYB2_FULL_36_35. It encodes these proteins:
- a CDS encoding 4Fe-4S ferredoxin, whose protein sequence is MKRKIIKIDTEKCMGCGDCIPGCPEGALQLIDGKARLISDLFCDGLGACIGSCPVDAIKIEERDAEPYDEKKTMENIIKGGANVIKAHLLHLNDHGEETFLKEAMEVLKEKNIPVPEFKDKRKDKECGCPGAKMIDFSEGKRGSELRQWPVQLHLVPPNAPYFKGRDVILAADCIAYTLADFHKDYLKDKSLAIACPKLDADKEIYINKIKTMIDEAKINTLTVMIMEVPCCSGLLAIAKEAQAQAKRKIPIKLTIVGIKGDILKEEWI
- a CDS encoding thiazole synthase, with the protein product MSKETEKKDFLKIAGKKFSSRLFLGTGKFPSNEILRKALFAAETEIVTVALRRIDLNSKGEDILDAIDTEKYLILPNTSGARTCDEAVRLAKLAKASGIGNWVKLEVTPDPNYLLPDPIETFRAAEILVKEGFVVLPYINADPILAKRLEEIGCATVMPLGSPIGSHQGLKTREFIEIIIEQSTIPVVVDAGIGAPSHAAFAMELGADAVLVNTAIAVAKDPINMAEAFKLAVLAGRQAYEIGIGTPQKKGLASSPLTGFLR
- a CDS encoding thiamine biosynthesis protein ThiS, which gives rise to MIKVIINGENHEFKQELTVLELIQYFNLNPYRIVVQINDNDIVEKEDFKEYKIKDKHKVELIKFMAGG
- a CDS encoding thiamine biosynthesis protein ThiH encodes the protein MSFINVINDFDLKEALRIIKNASDSDVYAVLLKDKISFNDYLVLLSDAASFFLEDIAKKARLLTLNFFGKAILMYAPLYLSNECDNCCLYCGFNHNVVGSRISLSVKDVIKESDFLYNKGFRHILLVSGEKRSKISMDYLKKIISSLHEKFESISLEIFPLSSDEYKELYLSGADGVTVYQEVYSRKLYKKVHPSGPKSDYEFRLLTPERAADTGFYRINIGVLLGLGNFFEESALLGLHAFYLKKKYWRTQLSVSFPRIKVSTAGFKPLNPISDRQFLQLLFALRIYLSSIGLVLSTREDENFRNNLISLGITQMSAESKTNPGGYLNQKKSKKQFNISDTRSLDEVCSVLREKGYDPVFKDWDKQISVSTLDKERSPI